The following DNA comes from Meiothermus sp. CFH 77666.
GGCCAGTAGCAGGAGGTTTCTAGCCTTGGCGTATGATTGAAATATCTATGCGCAAACGACTGGTAGCCGGAAACTGGAAGATGCACAAAACGCCCTCTGAGGCCCGCCAATGGTTTCGGGAGTTAATCGCCCAACTGCCCCCCACCCAGGCTGAGCCGGCCTTGCTGGTGCCTTTCACTCATCTACCCTATGCCTCGGAAGTGCTCGAGGGTCACGGGGTCTCCTGGGGCGCACAGGATGTATCGGCGCATCCGGAGGGGGCTTACACGGGCGAGGTTTCGGCCCGAATGCTGGCCGATCTGGCCTGCAAATACACCATTGTGGGGCACTCCGAGCGGCGCAGCTACCATGCCGAGTCCGATGCCCTGGTAGCCGAAAAAGCCAGGCGCCTGCTGGAGCAAGGTATCACCCCTATCCTTTGTGTGGGTGAACCCTTACATGTCCGCGAAGCCGGTGAACATGTTGAATATACCCTGCGACAGTTGGAAGGAAGCCTCGAGGGGGTCAACCCTCCATCGGCCTCGCATCTGGTGATTGCCTACGAGCCGGTCTGGGCCATTGGCACCGGCAAGACCGCCACCCCCGAGGACGCCGAGGCCATGCACCGCGCCATTCGCGGCTGGTTGATCGCCCGCTACGGTTCGGGTTTTGCGGAGGA
Coding sequences within:
- the tpiA gene encoding triose-phosphate isomerase, giving the protein MRKRLVAGNWKMHKTPSEARQWFRELIAQLPPTQAEPALLVPFTHLPYASEVLEGHGVSWGAQDVSAHPEGAYTGEVSARMLADLACKYTIVGHSERRSYHAESDALVAEKARRLLEQGITPILCVGEPLHVREAGEHVEYTLRQLEGSLEGVNPPSASHLVIAYEPVWAIGTGKTATPEDAEAMHRAIRGWLIARYGSGFAEELRILYGGSVKPDNATALFSQPNIDGGLVGGASLKLGDYLQLLTA